TAAATCCCTATTTCGGAAGAGGTCTTGGTCCGTACTATTACGGTACGAACATCAGTAGGGGATGAATGAAAAATACTACTGATTGAAGATTCACTTTATAGAACTTATGAGAGGTAAACAGGTTTAAGTATGAAATTACGCATTAGACATAAAAAGACTTAATAGCTTATCTATTGTATCCGCTTTATGGGCTTGTTAAAGTTATCCAGTAAATATGTTATGATAAACATGGGAACAAAATGCTCATGAGGGGGAGAAGTTATAATGGCTGAAAATATTCTAGTAGCTTATGATGGATCGGAATTAAGCAGAAAAGCAGTTGAAGAAGCGAAAAAGCAGGCTAAACTTGTAGAGGATGCTGTGGTACATGCTGTGACTGTTATTACACATGCTGGACCAACTGCCAATGCTGCACTTGCACGCAGTTTTATGGGGGATATGGCAGAGGAAATACGTCCATCGATGGAACGTATTCGTGAAGAATTTGAAGCAGAAGGAATTAACTGCAAGGCAGAGGTGCTGTTGGATTATTCTTTTCGTAATCCAAGTTCTCAGATTGTAGAGTATGTCAAGGAAAATCAAATTGACCTTATTATTCTTGGTAGTCGCGGCCTTGGTGGAGTAGGAAGACTTCTGTTAGGAAGTGTTAGCAGCCAAATTGTTCAACGTGCCGAATGTAAAGTGTTAGTAGTAAAATAAGACGAGGAAGAAATACAAGGAGAGCCCCCTGGTTTTTTTCACGAAATAAATAACTTCTCAATATGCTGAAGTCAAGCAATCCGCTGATGAACAATATAATGCTAGAACTTCAGACATTATTAACAAATACGTAAAGAATAAATTCGTGCACGGACAATTTGCTTAGACGGAGATTGGCAACGTTATACCTGCTGAATAAAGCTTTTTTGCGCTGTATGTAAGCTAGTAAATAGTTTAATTTAACATACAGCTCTTTTATTGTTCAAAAACAATTGCTTCAATCGATTTACAAGTAAAGCTGGAATCTGTAAACAAATCATTTATTACAGTATCATGTAAGGGTAGAGGAAAGTTCCTATTTCTAAAAATCAGTGCTAGGATAGAAAAAGAGGATAGCTTTCTGAGGAAGGGATAAAGATGGTATTTGTCATTTGTATCGTTATAGGGATAATAACTGCACTGGTAGGAGCTTTAATGGGGCTTGGGGGAGGAATTGTACTTATTCCCAGTTTGTTAGGTTTACATCAGTTTTCAGAGGCATTTGCATGGGCAACGCCACAGGCGGTTGTTGGTATTTCCCTTGTTGCGATGGTGTTCACAGCTTTATCATCATCTATTGCTTATGTGAAAACGAAACGGATTGATTATAAAGTAGGTTTATGGCTTATATCAGGTAGCATTCCTGGTAGTATTCTTGGGTCATGGCTCAACCAGTTTATGGATACAGAACCGTTTTTACTTTATTTTGGTCTGGTAATGATTGGTGTATCTGGGTTGTTTTTTGTAAAACGAAAAGTAACAGCAACTCGAGTTAAACCACAAAATAATCGCGTTCGTACCTTTGATATCGATGGAACAACATATCATTACCAATTTTCTCTCTGGATTGCAATCCTGCTATCTTTATCTGTAGGGGTGTTATCAGGTTTATTTGGTATTGGTGGTGGATCGATTATGGTTCCAGCTATGATTCTTATATTTGGTATACCCGCACATGTGGCAACAGCGACATCCATGTTTATGATTTTATTTATAAGTCTAATTGGAGCGGGGACACATATTGTATTGGGACATCTAGAGTGGATGTATGCGTTATTCTTTATCCCGGGAGCCTGGATCGGTGGAAAATTAGGTGCTATGATCAATCAACGTTTATCTGGAAAAGCACTTGAATGGATTTTAAGAATCGTATTAATTATAATTGGTATTCGAATGATTTTTCAAGGGCTAGCATAAGGAGTATTTTTTAAATGGAAGAACAAATCTATTTTTATTATACGAATGATTTACATAGTAATTTCGATAACTGGTCTCAAGTTTCTTACTTTTTAAAGCAGGCAAAACATCGCTGTCAAGCTGCAGGTGACTCTTGCTGGACAGTAGATATTGGCGATCATATGGATAGAGTACATCCAATAGCAGAGGCTTTTAAGGGGAAAGCAAATGTTGCTTTACTGAATGAAGCTGGTTACGATATAGCTACCATTGGTAACAACGAAGGCATTACTATTTCCCATGATGAACTTGTTGCATTATATGAGGAGGCAAGATTTACAATAGTTTGCGCTAATTTGCATTCAAAGGAAGGCGAAGCCCCCGATTGGTTACAGTCCTATACGTTAGTTACTTCTGAACACGGAGTTAAAATTGCCGTAGTTGGTCTTACGGCACCGTTTAATGCGTATTATGAGCTGCTTGGCTGGTATGCTTCTCCTCCTTATGAGCAGTTGGAGAAAATATTAGGTACTATCAAACGCCAAGCAGATGTAATTATATTACTGTCTCACTTAGGATATAGTGAAGATTGTGAAATAGCCCGTCGCTTTCCTGGTATTGATGTAATTATCGGTGGACATACCCATCATTTGTTACGAAATGGTGAGCTTGTGAACCATACACTTTTGTCCGCTGCTGGAAAACATTGTCATTATATCGGAGAAGTAATCTTAACATGGGATCATAACCAAGGCAGATTAAAACAAAAGCAAGCATATGCCACTAATATTACGCATCTGCCAAAGGATTTGGATACAGAGAAATTGCTTACAGCTTATCAAGAACGTGCTGAACGCATATTGGCTAAGCCGGTTGCACAATTATCCTCTCCTTTAGAAGTTAATTGGCGTAAAGTGACTCCTATTTTACAAGCTTTAACAGATGCACTCAAGCGACAAACAAATGCGGACTGTGCGATGTTAAATGCGGGGGTGTTGTTGGAAAGCTTGCCTGAAGGAACAGTTACGTACGGTGATATTCATCGTATTTGTCCACATCCAATTAATACTTGTGTCGTGGAATTAACAGGTAGTGAGTTGTTAGAAGCTATTCGTTCTTCGTTGACAGAGGAATTTATCGAATTTGAGTTAAAAGGCTTTGGATTTCGTGGGAAAATGATTGGTAGAATGGCTTTTTCCGGGTTAACACTGCAAATGGAGGAATTAAAAGACAGAGCTCTATTTGTGAAACAAGCATTTCAAAATGATGGAATTCCTTTACAACCAGATCGTATTTATACGTTAGCTACTGCTGATACATTTACCTTTGGCAGATTAATCCCTGAAATTGCTCGCTCTGAGGTTAAAAACTATTATTTACCGGAATTTCTACGAGACATATTGGCACAAACATTACAAAGCATGTAATGGCGATGAATGTAAATCCATTCATGATAAAGGATTATTAGCAATTGTAAATCCATGGAGAGAAATGGAATCACTATTTTATTTCGTAGCTTACGACGTAATGAAGCTCACAAAGAAAGTGAATATGTTGGTAGGATTAGTTAGGAGAGAATTTTTATTCTAATCCTCCCAGAGCAATCATAGACTTGCTTTGAGGGGGCTTTTTTATGAGAAAACGACCAGGACGTAGAATACGAACAGATTCTCCGATGAAAATAATCTTACTGATGACCTCAGTTGCTTTTGTCATTTTGACCTCCCTTAGTATTTTAATTGTTGACAAAGGAATCACCCCTCCTTTAATGGATATAGCCAATCAAAAAACGAGAGAGTTTGCGACACGTACTATTAATGAAGCAGTGAAGTCAACAGAAAATATTAGCTTTGACGACTTAATGGAAGTAAGCTCAGAAAACAATGTATCTATTGTGGGTTGGAAATCAGCAGCAGTGAATCGGGCGCTTCGTGCGGCTACAAAACGAGCCGAATATTTTCTATATGGAATGAATAAAGGTGAGACATTAGATACAGATGACCCGGAAATGCCACCACAGGATTATGGGGATACGGCGGATGAATTGGCAGACAAGGATCCTACTGTAGTTGAAATTCCCATTGGTCAGGCTACAGGAAGTACCATTTTAGCAAATCTTGGCCCAAAAATACCAGTCCATTTTGAAATTGTTGGCAGCATTCAATCAGATGTGGAATATATTATGAAAGATTTTGGAATCAATGCCGCACTGATTGAAATATATATACCGGTCACTGTAAATGCGCAAATCGTTGTCCCTTTTAGTACTGAATCTGCTGAAATTAGTACGAAAGTCTATGTAGATTCTCGCGTTATTATGGGAGATGTACCACAATTCTATGGAGGCGATGGTGAAAGCGCGCCAAATATTTCGATTCCCAAGGATGACTTGAATCAGAACAATTAATTTGCTATA
This genomic interval from Virgibacillus pantothenticus contains the following:
- a CDS encoding sulfite exporter TauE/SafE family protein — translated: MVFVICIVIGIITALVGALMGLGGGIVLIPSLLGLHQFSEAFAWATPQAVVGISLVAMVFTALSSSIAYVKTKRIDYKVGLWLISGSIPGSILGSWLNQFMDTEPFLLYFGLVMIGVSGLFFVKRKVTATRVKPQNNRVRTFDIDGTTYHYQFSLWIAILLSLSVGVLSGLFGIGGGSIMVPAMILIFGIPAHVATATSMFMILFISLIGAGTHIVLGHLEWMYALFFIPGAWIGGKLGAMINQRLSGKALEWILRIVLIIIGIRMIFQGLA
- the yunB gene encoding sporulation protein YunB, which produces MRKRPGRRIRTDSPMKIILLMTSVAFVILTSLSILIVDKGITPPLMDIANQKTREFATRTINEAVKSTENISFDDLMEVSSENNVSIVGWKSAAVNRALRAATKRAEYFLYGMNKGETLDTDDPEMPPQDYGDTADELADKDPTVVEIPIGQATGSTILANLGPKIPVHFEIVGSIQSDVEYIMKDFGINAALIEIYIPVTVNAQIVVPFSTESAEISTKVYVDSRVIMGDVPQFYGGDGESAPNISIPKDDLNQNN
- a CDS encoding universal stress protein, giving the protein MAENILVAYDGSELSRKAVEEAKKQAKLVEDAVVHAVTVITHAGPTANAALARSFMGDMAEEIRPSMERIREEFEAEGINCKAEVLLDYSFRNPSSQIVEYVKENQIDLIILGSRGLGGVGRLLLGSVSSQIVQRAECKVLVVK
- a CDS encoding bifunctional metallophosphatase/5'-nucleotidase codes for the protein MEEQIYFYYTNDLHSNFDNWSQVSYFLKQAKHRCQAAGDSCWTVDIGDHMDRVHPIAEAFKGKANVALLNEAGYDIATIGNNEGITISHDELVALYEEARFTIVCANLHSKEGEAPDWLQSYTLVTSEHGVKIAVVGLTAPFNAYYELLGWYASPPYEQLEKILGTIKRQADVIILLSHLGYSEDCEIARRFPGIDVIIGGHTHHLLRNGELVNHTLLSAAGKHCHYIGEVILTWDHNQGRLKQKQAYATNITHLPKDLDTEKLLTAYQERAERILAKPVAQLSSPLEVNWRKVTPILQALTDALKRQTNADCAMLNAGVLLESLPEGTVTYGDIHRICPHPINTCVVELTGSELLEAIRSSLTEEFIEFELKGFGFRGKMIGRMAFSGLTLQMEELKDRALFVKQAFQNDGIPLQPDRIYTLATADTFTFGRLIPEIARSEVKNYYLPEFLRDILAQTLQSM